CGGAATATGTCCATACGATAAACGGTTCAGGGCTTGCAGTAGGCAGGTCACTTGTGGCAATATTAGAGAATTATCAGCAGGCAGACGGAACAGTAATAATACCTGAAGCTCTCAGGAGCTACATGGGTGGAATGGAAAGGATTAATTAAAGGCAGCATTTATAATAACTGGAAACGTCAGAAATGGCTTTCTACAAGGCGGACGATGAAGGAAGCAGTGACGTACTTCTCCGGGTAACACTCAAAAATGCCCAGGTGCAAGGAAGGACGTTGGATTTGAGAGGAGGCGTACTTTTTTGTACGTTGAGTCTCAAATCCAACGTCCTGACGCCGCAGATGGGTATTTTTCAGTGTTACCCAGTTGAGGATTTCCTGAGGAGTCCAACGCCGCAGAAAGTCATTTCTGACGTTCGTAGCAAGGAGGGGTGGCCGAGTGGCTTAAGGCGACGGTCTTGAAAACCGTTGTGTGATGAGCACCGTGGGTTCAAATCCTACCCCCTCCGCCATATTAATTGCAGAATGCAGCGCGGAATTCAGGATTTCACTTAATTTCAAGCAAATTAGAACGTCAGAAATGACTTTCTACAAGGCGGACGAAGAGGGAAACCGGAGGCGTACTTTTAAGTACGTTGAGGATTTCCCGATGAGTCCAACGCCGTAGAAAGTCATTTATGGCGTTCGTAGCCTAAAGGAGAGGTGGCCGAGTCGGTCGAAGGCAGCTGCCTGCTAAGCAGTTGTGGGGCTAATAACTCCACCGTGGGTTCGAATCCCACCCTCTCCGCCATAATGAGTTAAATAGGGACAGCGCCTATTTATTTACAGGCACTATCAGAGTTAAATAAATAGGCGCTGTCCCTATTTAACTATGAGCAAATATACAGCATGAAATCTATCAATAAAATAATACTTTTTACACTTTGTATCAATTCCATTATTGGTCTTAATGCATGCACTAAGAAGGAACAGCCGAAGCCGCTGGCTCACGAGCAGCAGGCAATGATGCCGTCACATGCTGATGTTCAGATGCCATCATCAGAACAGATGAAGATTGTCCTTTCCGATGAGGTTAAAGCTAAATGGAAGGGGGTCATAATAACAGTAATGGACAAGCAGACCATGAATGGCAGGGACTACAAGATACCAATTGGGACAAATTTTACAATATCCGGCAGTAATATTGAGGTTCAAACCGGAACTTTCCTGCCTGACCTTGTGATTGAAAATAACGTCTATTCTACTGAATCTGCTGAACTGGGTAATCCTGCAGTACAGGTCGAGGTAAAAGAGGGCGGTAAAGAAATCTTCAGGGGCTGGCTATTCCAGAAATATCCGACTGTCCATCCATTCAAACACGACCGGTATTCAATTACATTAAAAGAACCTGTTTCTGCTTTATAAAGAGGTGTTAAGATATCAGAATTTATTGTACTGCAGCATATTGAATGTGAAGACCTCGGCACAATTGCAAATACAATGTCACAAAGAGGCATCGGATACAGGTATGTACGACTCTTTGAAGGTGAGCCTGTCCCTCATGATCCTGGAGCATTCTCCGGTATTATAATTCTTGGCGGTCCCATGAATGTTTATGAGGAAGACAAGTACCCATATCTTAAAGATGAAGATATCTTTATTAAGAAGGCAATGATGAACGATATGCCGAGCCTCGGCATCTGCCTCGGGGCTCAGTTGATTGCGAAGGCAGCCGGGGCAAGAGTAAGTAAAGGCACAAAAAAAGAGATCGGATGGTATACACTGAGCCTCACGAAAGACAGCAGTCGGGACAGGGTCTTCAATACACTTCCTGATGAGCTTAATGTGTTCCAGTGGCATGGAGATACCTTTGAAATTCCTGAGGGTGCAACACGGCTTGCCGGTTCAGGACTTTTCCCAAACCAGGCTTACCGCATAGGCAGCAGGATTTATGGTATACAATTCCATCTTGAAGTTACAAAGGAAATGATTAACCAGTGGATATCAGAATATAGAGGAGAACTCTCCAGACTTGATTATATTAATGCCAACGAAATAGTTTCCAGGACACCTGAATACATTGATACCCTAAACGTTAGTGCCGGTATCTTCTTTGACAAGTTTTTCGAATAATTCATACCTAAAGTACATTTCTGCCATATCCGATAAACTAACTGAAACTTGGAAGACAGACGAAAATACTTATAAAATCAGGGGCCGATATGTTCAGACCGCTTTTAGAAAACCGTAATGTAGATGAGATATTTGTAGCAGATGAACTCTACTGCAATTTTTGTGTCGAGACGCATCAAACAAAAAAGGCTGGCAATAAAAATCTTGTTGCCCTCCCTCCCTGTAACAAGTGTACCGGACTAATCTATGCTATGAAGTCCAAAATATACTTTGTGGTCAACTAATCTCTTCGATGATCTTTACAGTTGCATCAACGGGATTTCCTGCATCCCGAATAGGACGTCCCACGACAATATAATCTGAACCAAGTTTAGCCGCATCGCGCGGCGTCACTATCCTTTTTTGATCATCTCCTGGAATAAGGGACCACTCAGGC
The sequence above is a segment of the Nitrospirota bacterium genome. Coding sequences within it:
- a CDS encoding DUF2155 domain-containing protein, with the translated sequence MKSINKIILFTLCINSIIGLNACTKKEQPKPLAHEQQAMMPSHADVQMPSSEQMKIVLSDEVKAKWKGVIITVMDKQTMNGRDYKIPIGTNFTISGSNIEVQTGTFLPDLVIENNVYSTESAELGNPAVQVEVKEGGKEIFRGWLFQKYPTVHPFKHDRYSITLKEPVSAL
- a CDS encoding serine--tRNA ligase, yielding EYVHTINGSGLAVGRSLVAILENYQQADGTVIIPEALRSYMGGMERIN
- a CDS encoding type 1 glutamine amidotransferase; the encoded protein is MSQRGIGYRYVRLFEGEPVPHDPGAFSGIIILGGPMNVYEEDKYPYLKDEDIFIKKAMMNDMPSLGICLGAQLIAKAAGARVSKGTKKEIGWYTLSLTKDSSRDRVFNTLPDELNVFQWHGDTFEIPEGATRLAGSGLFPNQAYRIGSRIYGIQFHLEVTKEMINQWISEYRGELSRLDYINANEIVSRTPEYIDTLNVSAGIFFDKFFE